Part of the Streptomyces europaeiscabiei genome is shown below.
GCAGGTGATCAGGCGCAGCTCGGGGCGGCCGCGGTGGCCGTACACCTCCTTGTTGGGGAAGCGGCTCTTCTCGTACGTCTTCACGGCGTCCACGGTGTAGACGGCGGTGCGGCCGTCGGCCCGCAGGACCTCCACGATGCGGCCGGGTTTGATCACGCCCAGCGAGGCGAAGACGGCGGGGCCAGTCCGGGTGTCCCGGTGGCCGACGACGACCGCGGTGCCGGGACCACCGGGCGCGGGCCCCTCCGCGTACCAGCCGACCAGCTCGGGCCTGTCGTCGGGCGGCGCGGGAAGCCGCCGCCCGCTGTCGAGGCGGAGCCCGGTCACCGGTGCCTCGATACCCAGGTACGGGATGGTGACGGTCTTCGCCGGGGAGGGCGGGAGCGTACGGGGCCGGGCGGGTCTCTTCGGCTCGGCAGGCCCGGTGGCGGGGGCGGGACGCGCGGGTGCGGCGGGGGCTGGGCTCGTGGGCCGGGTGGGCGCCGGCCCGGTGGGGGCGGCGGGAGTGAACCCTTCCGGCCCGGCGGGCCCCGGGCTCACCCGCTCGGCAGGCTCGGTGCGCCCGGCCGGCTCTGTGCCTTGGGCCGGCTCTGTGCGCTCGGTCTGCTCTGCGTCTTGGGCCGGCTCTGTGCGCTCGGTCGGCTTGGCGTCTTGGGCCGGCTCTGTGCGCTCGGTCGGCTTGGCGTCCTGCCGGGGTGCCGTGCTCGGGGACGCGGCGCGTGCGGGCTCGTCGGCCGGCGGGGGCGTGAAATGCAGGGACGCCTGGGCGCGCGGCGCCCCCGCACCGCGCGCCCCGGTGTCGGCCCAGGCGGAGCGGGCCTCGGCGGATGCGGTCCGCTCCCTGTCCTCCGCCAGGTGGACGCCGCCCACCACCAGCGCGACGGTCATCACGACCGTCCGCGTCAGGCGGTAGGCGCGCGTCCGGTACCAGGGCCTCGGCCGGCGTCTACGCGGCGCCATCGGCGCGGCGACGGCGCAGCCGCAGGTAGGCCACCCCACCGGCCGCGGCGAGGCCCACTCCGGCCGCGCCGGCGACCGGCGCGAAGTTCTGGGTCATGGCGAGACCGCCGGCGCCGGCCGGGACGGCACCTTCGGGACGGGCACCTTCGACACGGGCACCTTCAGGACGGGCACCTTCAGGACGGGCACCCTCGGGACCGGCACCTTCAGGACGGGCACCCTCGGGACCGGCACCTTCAGGACGGGCACCCTCGGGACCGGCGCCCTCGGGACGGGCGCCCTCGGGACGGGCGGCAGCGGTGAGCGGGCAGTCGACGGTGATCTCCCTGCGCCCTTCCTCCAGCGAGCCCCCGACGGTCCTCCAGGTCAGCACGTACTCCCCGTCGGGGAGCCGCGCCGTGTTCTCGGGCGCCACGGGCGTGCTGTGCCCGGCGCCGTCGGTCGCGAGGGGGATCTCGCCCGTGGCGACGGGGTCGGTACGCGGTGCGGGCGGCTCCCGGTCGATCGTCCAGTTGATGCGCTGCGACGGCGTGGGGTCCTTGGGGAAGTTGAAGGCGGAGAGATAGAAGTCGCAGACCAGCGGCTGGTTGCGCTGGTTGTCGAACGGGAAGCCCACCTTGTGGATCACGACATCGGGGTCGCCCGGGGCGGCGACGGCGGCCGGTGCCGTGATCAGGCTGGCTCCCGTGACGGTGAGTGCCGCGAGGACGGCGGCGGCACTCGCGTGTACTCCGGCAGGGAGCGGGCGGGACGAGGTGGACATACAAGACCTCCGAGTCAGACGATTTTCACACAAATCGCTCTTCCGCCCGACTCTCTGTCACATCACACGGGACACAGACGGAGCCGCGCCCGACGACCCGTCAGATATCCCTCTTCCGGCCCAGGCACACACGAGGCCGAGAGCCCTTCCGCTTCCCCTTCCCGCTCCCGTTGCTCTGCTCCTTGCCCTTTTCCTTGCCCTTCTCCTTCTCCTTCTCCGACCTGCCGCTCCCCTGCCCCGGCTGCGCCGGTGAGCGCAGGGCGATGCCCGACGACACCAGCAGCAGCGCGCCGAGCATCACGAAGGGCGCGGCCACACCCGCGACACCGGCGATCAGACCGGCGGCGGCGGGCGCCCCTGCCTGCCCCAGCCGGTTTCCCGTGAGCCGCAGCGCGAGGGCGGTGGACCGGGCCTCGTCCGGCGCGGCCTGCACCACCGTCGTCATGGACAGCGGCTGTCCGACCCCGAGGCAGAACCCGAGTGCGGCGAGTATCAGGGCCAGCGCCCACACCGGCACCGGCAGCGCGATCCCGGCGCACAGTACGGCCCCGAGCACACAGGTGACGGTGAGCAGCGCGGTCCGGCCGAGCAGCCGCAGCATGGGGGTCATCACCAGACGGCACGCGATGGTCGCCGCCGCGCGCAGACTCAGCAGGGCACCGATCACCGAGGGCGCGATGCCCCGGTGCTCACCGACGACCGGGAGATACGCGGTGAGGATGTCGGTGGCCGACAGCACGGCGAGGCTGATGAAGATGCCGCCCGGCACTCCCCGGGTGCGCAGGATGCGGTGCACAGGGACCCGCTCCCCCTGCGCCGTGCGGGACTTGGGCTCGACCGGACGCTCTATCCGCCACAGCGAGGTGAACGCGACCGCCGCCCCGGCGCCCGCCACCACCAGCGCCAGGGCGCTCGTACGGGCCATGTCCGGGCCGCCGATCAGGGCGCCCGCGGCGATCGGGCCGACCAGTTGGCCGAGGGAGGCGCCGATGGTGAAGTGGCCGAAGTTGCGGTCGTGTTCGTGCGGCGCGGACTGGCGGGCCACCAGCGACTGGGCACCGATCACGAAGGAGAGGTGCCCGAGGCCCATCACGCCGCTCCACACGGCCATCGCCGCCAGCGAGTTCGCCAGGCCGCTCATGACGCAACCGCCGGATATGAGGACGACACCCACGGGCAGCAGGGGTGCGCACCGGCCCCGGTCGGTCCTGCGGCCGAGCGGAACGGCGGCGAACAGCGGGAGCAGGGCGTAGACCCCCGCGATCACACCGATCGCCCGCTCGTCGGCGCCCAACGCGAGGGCCCGGTAGGACACGGCGGGCCGGGCCATCGACACCGCCCCCTGCGCGAAGCCGAAGGCGATGACGAGGCGGAGCAGCCAGCCGCGGTTCCTACCGGGCCTCACGATGAGGGTCCTCCTCGGGGAAGTGCACGCCGGTGCGAAGGAAGTTCACCCCGGTGGGAAGGAGTCGGTCCCCCCGGTTCGGGGGAACTTCGCTCCGGGTCGGGGGAATCGGGCTCCACCCGGTTCAAGGGAACGGGCTCCACGGTTCAGATGATGCCGAACAGCACGCCGGCGCCGAGGATGATCAGCGAGGTCGCCGCCGCCCACTTCACCACGAACTTGGTGTGGTCGCCGAACTCGACCTTCGCCATACCGACGAGCACGTACACGGCCGGCACCAGCGGGCTGGACATGTGCAGCGGCTGGCCGACGAGGGAGGCGCGGGCGATCTCCAGCGGCGAGACACCGTGGGCGGCGCCGGCCTCGGCGAGGACCGGGAGGACGCCGAAGTAGAAGCCGTCGTTGGACATGAAGTAGGTGAGCGGCAGGCTCAGGAAGCCGGTGACGAGGGCCATGTGCGGGCCCATGCCGCCCGGGATGCCGTCGACGATCCACTTGGCCATCGAGTCGACCATGCCGGTGCCCTGGAGGACGCCGGTGAAGACGGCGGCGGCGAAGACCATGCCGGAGACGTTGAGGACGTTGTCGGCGTGGGCGGCCAGCCGGGCCTTCTGGTCGGGGATGTGGGGGAAGTTGACCGTCAGGGCGAGCGCGGCGCCGAGCAGGAAGAGGACCGGGATCGGCAGCCACTCCATGATCATGGCAGTGAGCAGCGTGACCGTGAGCAGGGCGTTGAACCAGTACAGCTTGGGGCGCAGCGTCGGACGGTTGGGGTCCAGGCCCTGGAGACGGACGTCGTCCTCGTCGTCGTCCTCGGAGTCGGTACCGGAGCCCGCCCCGCCGGTGGCCTTCGCCGTACGGCCCTGGTCGTCCCCGGAACCGACGGCGGAGGACGCCGCGCCCGCGCCGACGAGCACGGTCTCCTCGGACTCGGACTGCTCCTCGTCCTTGACGATCTTCTCCTGCTCCAGCACCTCGTCGAGGCTCAGTACACCGAGGCGCTTGCGCTCCCGCAGGCCGAGGAAGTAGGCCAGGATGAAGACGAAGAGCAGGCCGACGAGGAGCGCCGGGATCATCGGGACGAAGATGTCGGCGGCGTCGAGCTTGAGCGCGGTGGCGGCGCGGGCGGTGGGGCCGCCCCAGGGCAGTGTGTTCATCACGCCGTTGGCGGTGGCGGCGACACCGGTCATCACGACCAGGCTCATCTTCAGGCGCTTGTACAGCGGGTACATCGCCGAGACGGTGATCATGAAGGTGGTCGAGCCGTCGCCGTCCAGCGAGACGATCGCGGCGAGCAGGGCCGTGCCGACGACGATGCGCAGCGGGTCGGCCTTGCAGAACTTCAGGATGCCTCGGACGATCGGGTCGAAGAGACCGACGTCGATCATGAGCCCGAAGTAGACGATGGCGAACATCAGCATCGCGGCGGTGGGCGCGAGGTTGCCCACCCCTTCGATGACGTAGTCGCCGAGATGGGCTCCCTTTCCGACGAACACGCAGAAGAGCGCGGGGATCAGTACGAGTGCCGCGATCGGCGACATCTTCTTCATCATGATCAGGACCAGGAAGGTCGCGATCATGGCGAAGCCGAGGATGGTCAGCATGTGGATACCTAACGTTCGCCCTTGAACTCCCACCAGGGCACCGGCGGTGCGACGACGTTAGGGCGGGTCCACAAGCCTTAACAAGACGTTGACATGCGAGCAATAAGAGCAGAACTCCAGGTCACAGCGTTGCGCCTGCTGAGGACAGCTCCACGGGAATGCCGTTGAGGACCGCGTTGCCCGACAGGGGGTCGAGCAGCGAGCCGTCGAGGAGCTGGTTGAC
Proteins encoded:
- a CDS encoding class F sortase, giving the protein MSPGPAGPEGFTPAAPTGPAPTRPTSPAPAAPARPAPATGPAEPKRPARPRTLPPSPAKTVTIPYLGIEAPVTGLRLDSGRRLPAPPDDRPELVGWYAEGPAPGGPGTAVVVGHRDTRTGPAVFASLGVIKPGRIVEVLRADGRTAVYTVDAVKTYEKSRFPNKEVYGHRGRPELRLITCGGTYDRRKGYASNVVVFAHLTATREPARKP
- a CDS encoding MFS transporter, encoding MRPGRNRGWLLRLVIAFGFAQGAVSMARPAVSYRALALGADERAIGVIAGVYALLPLFAAVPLGRRTDRGRCAPLLPVGVVLISGGCVMSGLANSLAAMAVWSGVMGLGHLSFVIGAQSLVARQSAPHEHDRNFGHFTIGASLGQLVGPIAAGALIGGPDMARTSALALVVAGAGAAVAFTSLWRIERPVEPKSRTAQGERVPVHRILRTRGVPGGIFISLAVLSATDILTAYLPVVGEHRGIAPSVIGALLSLRAAATIACRLVMTPMLRLLGRTALLTVTCVLGAVLCAGIALPVPVWALALILAALGFCLGVGQPLSMTTVVQAAPDEARSTALALRLTGNRLGQAGAPAAAGLIAGVAGVAAPFVMLGALLLVSSGIALRSPAQPGQGSGRSEKEKEKGKEKGKEQSNGSGKGKRKGSRPRVCLGRKRDI
- a CDS encoding CitMHS family transporter — translated: MLTILGFAMIATFLVLIMMKKMSPIAALVLIPALFCVFVGKGAHLGDYVIEGVGNLAPTAAMLMFAIVYFGLMIDVGLFDPIVRGILKFCKADPLRIVVGTALLAAIVSLDGDGSTTFMITVSAMYPLYKRLKMSLVVMTGVAATANGVMNTLPWGGPTARAATALKLDAADIFVPMIPALLVGLLFVFILAYFLGLRERKRLGVLSLDEVLEQEKIVKDEEQSESEETVLVGAGAASSAVGSGDDQGRTAKATGGAGSGTDSEDDDEDDVRLQGLDPNRPTLRPKLYWFNALLTVTLLTAMIMEWLPIPVLFLLGAALALTVNFPHIPDQKARLAAHADNVLNVSGMVFAAAVFTGVLQGTGMVDSMAKWIVDGIPGGMGPHMALVTGFLSLPLTYFMSNDGFYFGVLPVLAEAGAAHGVSPLEIARASLVGQPLHMSSPLVPAVYVLVGMAKVEFGDHTKFVVKWAAATSLIILGAGVLFGII